A stretch of Perognathus longimembris pacificus isolate PPM17 chromosome 1, ASM2315922v1, whole genome shotgun sequence DNA encodes these proteins:
- the LOC125362013 gene encoding S-phase kinase-associated protein 1-like, translating into MPSIKLQSSDGEIFEVDVEIAKQSVTIKTMLEDLGMDDEGDDDPVPLPNVHAAILKKVIQWCTHHKDDPPPPEDEENKEKCTDDIPVWDQEFLKVDQGTLFKLILGANYLDIKGLLDVTCKTVANMIKGKTPEEIRKTFNIKNDFTEEEEAQVCKENQWCEEK; encoded by the coding sequence ATGCCTTCAATTAAGTTACAGAGTTCTGATGGAGAAATTTTTGAAGTTGATGTAGAAATTGCCAAACAATCTGTGACCATCAAGACCATGTTGGAAGATTTGGGAATGGATGATGAAGGAGATGATGACCCAGTTCCTCTACCAAATGTTCATGCAGCAATATTAAAAAAGGTCATTCAGTGGTGCACCCACCACAAGGacgatcctcctcctcctgaggatgaggagaacaaagaaaagtgTACAGATGATATTCCTGTTTGGGACCAAGAATTCCTGAAAGTTGACCAAGGAACACTTTTCAAACTTATTCTGGGTGCAAACTACTTAGATATCAAAGGTTTGCTTGATGTCACATGCAAGACTGTTGCCAATATGATTAAGGGAAAAACTCCTGAGGAGATTCGCAAAACTTTCAACATCAAGAATGACTTTACTGAAGAGGAGGAAGCCCAGGTATGCAAAGAGAACCAGTGGTGTGAAGAGAAGTGA